From Aspergillus chevalieri M1 DNA, chromosome 4, nearly complete sequence, a single genomic window includes:
- a CDS encoding pseudouridine synthase PUS4 (BUSCO:EOG09264HU0;~COG:J;~EggNog:ENOG410PFSU;~InterPro:IPR020103,IPR014780,IPR032819,IPR002501;~PFAM:PF16198,PF01509;~go_function: GO:0003723 - RNA binding [Evidence IEA];~go_function: GO:0009982 - pseudouridine synthase activity [Evidence IEA];~go_process: GO:0001522 - pseudouridine synthesis [Evidence IEA];~go_process: GO:0006396 - RNA processing [Evidence IEA];~go_process: GO:0009451 - RNA modification [Evidence IEA]) — protein MSLPRGFRLFRTTMSGEKIYEGVFAVHKPQGVTSADVIRKLQSHLKPSELFRPWIEHERIERARSSSREAKFSRKRRNKNIDVKIGHGGTLDPLATGVLVTGVGKGTKQLNDFLGCTKTYEAVVVFGAETDSYDRLGKIVRRGPYAHITREGVEKALAQFRGKIMQHPPIFSALKVKGKKLYEYAREGQLPPIEIQARPVEVSNLEILEWYEPGTHEHKWPEEEAPEEEKSVAEKLLAKDDALPVAASAEEGQPEKQVLETSSATKRPAESQEEEKEQSAATTTEVTADDSIPAPKKQKVSDAAQDAPTEQSAATTIAETTESSESKPETTACPQPPAVKITMTVSSGFYVRSLAHDLGKALGSCALMCELSRTRQADFTLDSDKILEYKDLDAGEKVWGPKVQSFLEEWEEKRERDARAGSS, from the coding sequence ATGAGCCTACCCCGAGGCTTCCGACTCTTTCGCACAACCATGTCCGGCGAAAAGATCTACGAAGGCGTTTTCGCCGTCCACAAACCCCAAGGCGTCACCTCCGCTGACGTTATTCGCAAACTGCAATCTCACCTTAAACCGTCTGAGCTCTTTCGCCCTTGGATCGAGCACGAACGCATCGAGCGCGCCCGCTCCTCCTCCCGCGAAGCGAAATTCTCCCGCAAGCGCAGGAACAAGAACATTGATGTGAAGATCGGACATGGGGGTACCCTTGATCCTCTTGCTACGGGTGTGTTGGTTACGGGTGTGGGCAAGGGCACTAAGCAGTTGAATGATTTCCTGGGATGCACGAAGACGTACGAAGCTGTTGTTGTTTTTGGCGCAGAGACGGATTCGTATGATCGACTTGGAAAGATCGTGAGGCGCGGTCCATATGCGCATATCACGCGCGAGGGAGTGGAGAAGGCACTTGCGCAGTTCCGGGGCAAGATCATGCAGCATCCGCCTATTTTCTCGGCGTTGAAGGTGAAGGGAAAGAAGCTGTATGAGTATGCACGGGAGGGACAGCTGCCACCGATTGAAATCCAAGCGAGACCAGTGGAGGTCTCGAATTTGGAGATTCTGGAGTGGTATGAGCCGGGTACGCATGAGCATAAGTGGCCTGAGGAGGAGGCGCCGGAAGAGGAGAAGTCTGTTGCGGAGAAACTACTTGCAAAGGATGATGCGCTACCTGTTGCTGCATCTGCGGAGGAGGGACAGCCTGAGAAGCAGGTGCTAGAGACTTCATCCGCAACGAAGCGTCCTGCAGAGAgtcaggaagaagaaaaagagcaaTCCGCCGCTACAACAACAGAAGTGACCGCCGACGACTCCATTCCAGCACCAAAAAAGCAGAAGGTTTCTGACGCTGCGCAAGACGCACCCACGGAACAATCAgcagccaccacaatcgcTGAAACCACCGAATCCTCCGAATCAAAACCCGAGACCACCGCATGCCCTCAACCTCCTGCCGTCAAAATCACCATGACCGTCTCCTCCGGCTTCTACGTCCGCTCCCTCGCACACGACCTAGGAAAAGCCCTTGGTAGCTGCGCTCTCATGTGCGAGCTATCCCGCACTCGCCAAGCGGATTTTACACTTGATTCCGATAAGATCCTCGAGTACAAGGACTTGGATGCTGGGGAGAAAGTCTGGGGCCCGAAGGTGCAAAGCTTCTTGGAGGAatgggaggagaagagggagagagacgCGAGGGCAGGGTCTTCGTGA
- a CDS encoding putative GPI-anchored cell surface glycoprotein (COG:S;~EggNog:ENOG410PJRI;~InterPro:IPR029006), whose amino-acid sequence MSLNGLDNSDVLEAYQSALTEAGGWFLLHYTSRDEVALLSRGTGGVPDVRNAIDGYEEASPLYGFLQYRRRKVVLSYLPEDLSRLVKARTTVQFQSVLDKFSPHDTVFSLSKSTDLTESALSSACLLHAASGSITSSSSSLRRRRLMEITEDAEENTPDKDDSQAQSPVSETPQRPFSQRSDATVTASQRAPSRLYQTTSASDQPEPETNASDVSSTIDNFPAPPSVTFDHSSERASLHRNFRDDLASAPSDSRRFSQSSRPSMQDLDHISPYTTPKVKRGPRPSVESSSRPRSQDKRPVASLPAGVRSSALRRRSPNTTPLRPRSQGNPVASPKSGKGATPGVPPLLVPPLSMPISRPHISPGAKSLSAVSTSGLSPEKERLMKALQQRKKQMEKRSGQNKQKQPSAETDENKENVGYGQLDHDKGAAAVDNYKTRSDQSTEPRNKATSFISPVQSKPDSAVDMVVSDSDGDQHSSTITTPLTTPTATTTTVDKEQTNNNHNTDDDDADDHHGEEEKEPKADGFPLLVSSSSGIIDSKPEDGPRSPSAVDGPLENKSGNAPENEIVVSPPPTNPPPNSSEQEADAAPETLPRPDTSTTIPNASSNSIAPIDCDSQHDPPTPESSDPVRQHVTERREKRKPYLEPIQVPTPEYSDEDNLLSDDSFMEELKSATVQEAKPVSVGSPVIADNGDEQPASSPSPETQVNTRAVSNPTAAVESQSANLQAVAGGRSVSSTYLETTAGPKSPALVARKVNVSSGISSRIKALEKFTGNRDVPATATPPNMTGSHAAQSFETFRKRASISQPPGSFNSPAISRSASTSRPASQAANLTRDDSQSSLNNTQTTSSVSVTARIVRDADGASPDNQLQASPLTVEHETSEVPVSPNLTAESATDDREKRSMSTSSAGSGAAPTIQRSESRMSVSSKGEGEDQKGSRTSRLLNRMSSITSNSRKSLLGALGPSGSLKGEEGITTPEKSPEPESAPAPTKAPAPAPEVQAIDIGEVNVQFPDTLLWKRRFVRIDDKGYLVLTPANVDSTGRNMTKKYHLTEFRTPCLPDEDCQELPNSIVLDFLDGSTLQCACESRQGQASVLQTLVQAHGSYQSV is encoded by the exons ATGTCTTTGAATGGCCTGGATAATTCTGACGTGCTTGAAGCCTATCAGTCTGCTCTGACTGAAGCTGGAGGATG GTTTCTGCTCCATTATACCTCAAGAGATGAAGTGGCTCTACTCAGTCGAGGCACTGGCGGCGTTCCTGACGTGCGAAATGCGATCGACGGCTACGAGGAGGCCTCTCCGCTCTACGGGTTTCTACAGTATCGCCGGAGGAAGGTAGTTCTCAGCTATTTGCCGGAGGATCTGTCGCGACTGGTCAAAG CCCGTACCACCGTTCAATTCCAATCTGTCCTAGACAAGTTCTCTCCCCACGACACCGTTTTCTCGTTGTCCAAGTCGACGGACCTCACCGAAAGTGCACTGTCCTCCGCGTGCTTGTTACATGCTGCTTCAGGTTCTATCACCTCTTCTTCGAGTTCCCTCCGCCGTCGCAGGCTGATGGAAATTACGGAAGATGCAGAGGAAAACACCCCGGACAAAGACGATTCGCAGGCTCAATCTCCAGTGAGCGAGACACCCCAGAGACCGTTCAGCCAACGATCTGACGCTACCGTAACGGCTTCCCAGCGTGCGCCATCGAGATTGTACCAAACGACCAGTGCCAGTGACCAGCCAGAACCCGAAACAAATGCCTCCGATGTCTCGTCGACCATTGACAATTTCCCCGCGCCTCCCTCGGTTACCTTCGATCACAGCTCTGAACGTGCATCTTTGCACAGAAACTTCCGCGACGACCTTGCCAGTGCGCCGTCCGATTCGCGCCGGTTTTCCCAGTCCTCCCGACCGTCGATGCAGGATCTGGATCATATATCTCCATATACCACACCCAAAGTCAAGCGGGGACCGCGGCCGTCGGTAGAGTCAAGCAGCCGTCCTCGAAGTCAAGACAAACGGCCGGTCGCATCGTTACCGGCTGGCGTTCGTTCGTCGGCCCTGCGAAGACGCAGTCCAAACACTACTCCCCTTCGACCTCGATCCCAGGGAAATCCCGTAGCATCTCCCAAGTCTGGCAAGGGAGCAACACCTGGTGTACCTCCACTATTGGTGCCTCCGCTGTCGATGCCGATTTCACGGCCTCATATTTCACCCGGAGCCAAATCTCTGAGCGCAGTGTCGACCTCTGGGTTGTCCCCGGAGAAAGAGCGGCTGATGAAGGCCCTCCAGCAGCGTAAAAAGCAAATGGAAAAACGATCTGGGCAAAACAAACAGAAGCAGCCTTCTGCCGAAACCGACGAAAACAAAGAGAATGTCGGTTACGGCCAGCTCGACCACGACAAGGGAGCAGCAGCTGTCGATAATTATAAAACCAGATCGGACCAGAGCACAGAACCCCGTAATAAGGCAACATCCTTCATCTCGCCTGTCCAATCAAAACCTGACTCGGCCGTGGATATGGTGGTTTCGGATTCCGATGGCGATCAGCATTCCTCCACTATTACTACACCTCTTACTACACCCACTGCTACTACCACCACCGTTGACAAGGAGCAGACTAATAATAATCATAAtactgatgatgatgatgccgatgaccaccatggagaagaggaaaaagagccAAAAGCGGACGGTTTCCCCCTCCTtgtgtcttcctcttcaggtATTATTGACAGCAAGCCTGAAGATGGCCCGCGCTCGCCTAGTGCCGTCGATGGCCCACTCGAGAATAAGTCTGGAAACGCTCCCGAAAACGAAATTGTTGTTTCTCCACCGCCCACAAATCCACCTCCTAATTCCAGTGAACAGGAGGCGGACGCTGCCCCTGAAACCCTTCCGCGACCTGACACATCTACTACCATCCCCAACGCCTCTTCGAACTCAATCGCTCCAATTGACTGCGACTCGCAGCATGATCCGCCAACCCCTGAATCTTCAGACCCGGTAAGACAGCACGTCACCGAACGCAGGGAAAAGCGCAAACCGTACCTCGAGCCCATTCAAGTACCGACTCCCGAATACTCTGATGAGGATAACTTGCTCTCGGATGATTCCTTCATGGAAGAACTGAAGAGTGCTACGGTGCAGGAAGCCAAGCCTGTGTCCGTTGGATCGCCTGTTATCGCAGACAATGGAGATGAACAACCGGCATCGTCGCCGTCGCCGGAGACCCAGGTGAATACTCGAGCGGTCTCAAACCCAACTGCGGCGGTTGAATCGCAGTCGGCCAACTTGCAGGCTGTCGCTGGCGGCCGGTCGGTCTCTAGCACGTACCTAGAGACTACTGCCGGCCCCAAGTCACCGGCCTTGGTGGCTAGAAAGGTCAACGTCTCTTCCGGAATCTCCAGCCGCATCAAGGCGCTGGAGAAGTTTACCGGCAACCGTGATGTGCCCGCCACAGCGACACCGCCGAACATGACTGGGTCTCATGCAGCTCAATCGTTTGAGACGTTCCGGAAACGCGCTTCGATCTCACAGCCTCCTGGAAGCTTTAATTCGCCGGCCATCTCCAGAAGTGCTTCGACTTCCCGTCCTGCATCGCAAGCCGCAAACCTGACCCGCGATGACTCTCAATCGAGTCTGAATAATACGCAAACCACGAGCTCGGTATCCGTGACAGCTCGAATAGTCCGTGATGCAGACGGTGCTTCGCCGGACAACCAGCTTCAAGCTAGCCCCTTGACTGTCGAGCATGAGACATCCGAGGTTCCCGTTTCTCCGAACTTGACCGCGGAATCAGCCACTGATGACCGGGAGAAGCGTAGCATGTCCACATCGTCTGCGGGATCTGGCGCCGCTCCCACGATACAACGATCGGAGAGCCGGATGTCGGTCTCTTCCAAGGGTGAGGGTGAAGACCAGAAGGGCTCTCGGACTTCTCGACTCCTAAACCGCATGTCGTCCATCACATCAAACTCCCGCAAGAGTCTCCTCGGGGCCTTGGGTCCCTCCGGATCATTGAAGGGTGAGGAAGGCATCACGACTCCGGAGAAATCACCTGAGCCCGAATCCGCCCCCGCCCCCACCAAGGCCCCGGCCCCGGCCCCTGAGGTTCAGGCTATCGACATTGGCGAAGTTAATGTCCAGTTCCCGGATACACTTCTCTGGAAGCGACGATTCGTCCGGATTGACGACAAGGGATATCTGGTGCTCACGCCGGCCAATGTGGACTCTACTGGCCGTAACATGACCAAGAAGTACCACTTGACCGAGTTCAGAACGCCTTGTCTTCCGGATGAGGACTGTCAAGAGCTGCCTAATAGCATTGTGTTGGATTTCTTGGACGGAAGCACTCTCCAGTGTGCTTGCGAATCGAGACAGGGGCAAGCTTCTGTTCTCCAAA CACTTGTCCAAGCCCACGGTTCCTACCAGTCTGTCTAA